One part of the Astatotilapia calliptera chromosome 9, fAstCal1.2, whole genome shotgun sequence genome encodes these proteins:
- the tubb6 gene encoding tubulin, beta 6 class V, with amino-acid sequence MREIVHIQAGQCGNQIGTKFWEVISDEHGIDPAGNYVGDSSLQLDRVNVYYNEASSHKYVPRAVLVDLEPGTMDSVRSGAFGQLFRPDNFIFGQTGAGNNWAKGHYTEGAELVDSVLDIVRKECEHCDCLQGFQLTHSLGGGTGSGMGTLLISKIREEYPDRIMNTFSVMPSPKVSDTVVEPYNATLSVHQLVENTDETYCIDNEALYDICFRTLKLTTPTYGDLNHLVSATMSGVTTSLRFPGQLNADLRKLAVNMVPFPRLHFFMPGFAPLTARGSQQYRALTVPELTQQMFDARNMMAACDPRHGRYLTVATVFRGPMSMKEVDEQMLNIQNKNSSYFVEWIPNNVKVAVCDIAPRGLKMAATFIGNSTAIQELFKRISEQFSAMFRRKAFLHWFTGEGMDEMEFTEAESNMNDLVSEYQQYQEATANDGEENFEDEEDEINE; translated from the exons ATGAGGGAGATCGTTCACATCCAAGCGGGACAGTGCGGGAACCAGATCGGGACCAAG TTCTGGGAAGTGATCAGTGACGAGCACGGCATCGACCCCGCAGGGAACTATGTGGGTGACTCAAGTCTGCAGCTGGACAGAGTCAACGTCTACTACAACGAGGCCTCCT CGCATAAATACGTCCCCCGGGCCGTGCTGGTCGACCTGGAACCGGGAACCATGGACAGCGTGCGCTCGGGAGCCTTCGGACAACTCTTCAGACCAGATAACTTCATCTTTG GTCAGACAGGTGCAGGGAACAACTGGGCCAAAGGTCACTACACGGAAGGGGCGGAGCTTGTGGACTCTGTCCTGGACATAGTGAGGAAGGAGTGCGAGCACTGCGACTGTCTCCAG GGCTTCCAGCTGACTCACTCTCTGGGAGGGGGCACTGGCTCGGGGATGGGCACCCTGCTGATCAGCAAGATCCGGGAGGAGTACCCCGACCGGATCATGAACACCTTCAGCGTCATGCCCTCACCGAAG GTGTCGGACACAGTGGTGGAGCCTTACAACGCCACCCTGTCGGTGCACCAGCTGGTAGAAAACACAGATGAGACCTACTGCATCGACAACGAGGCCCTTTACGACATCTGCTTCCGCACTCTTAAACTCACCACCCCCACCTACGGCGACCTCAACCACCTGGTGTCAGCCACCATGAGCGGCGTGACGACCTCGCTCCGTTTCCCCGGACAGCTCAACGCAGATCTCCGCAAGCTGGCCGTGAACATGGTTCCTTTCCCCAGGCTGCACTTCTTCATGCCGGGGTTTGCTCCTCTGACAGCGCGGGGCAGCCAGCAGTATCGAGCGCTCACTGTTCCCGAGCTCACCCAGCAGATGTTTGACGCCAGGAACATGATGGCGGCTTGCGACCCTCGCCACGGACGCTATCTGACCGTGGCCACCGTCTTCCGGGGGCCCATGTCCATGAAGGAGGTGGACGAGCAGATGCTGAATATCCAGAACAAGAACAGCAGCTACTTTGTGGAGTGGATCCCCAACAACGTGAAGGTGGCCGTCTGCGACATCGCTCCCCGAGGGCTCAAGATGGCCGCCACCTTCATCGGCAACAGCACCGCCATCCAGGAGCTGTTCAAGCGGATCTCTGAGCAGTTCTCGGCCATGTTCCGCCGAAAGGCGTTTCTGCACTGGTTCACCGGCGAGGGCATGGACGAGATGGAGTTCACGGAGGCGGAAAGCAACATGAACGACCTGGTGTCCGAGTACCAGCAGTACCAGGAAGCCACCGCCAACGACGGCGAGGAGAACTTTGAGGACGAGGAGGATGAGATCAACGAGTAA